In Campylobacterota bacterium, one DNA window encodes the following:
- a CDS encoding DNA-directed RNA polymerase subunit alpha — MNYRPLILPKLSWNVDTLSERYGELIVKPLGPGFGITLGNALRRVMLSSIEGSAVTSVIIKGVNNEFSSLKGVMEDTLHLILNIKGIVIKNTTGLPGKMQLKVKGEGIARGSDIICDEHLEVINKDLVLAHLAVDGELEIEFFVEAGRGYKTAQWPQGESLQEDSRIYLDAMFCPVKRVEYHVEKTRVGQEIDYDKLIISIHTNGAVKPEDVVHYGTSVLRTQLEHFLTVKEIAFNEISKASEENAESEGVREGESPTKGLPVDLFLKPINDLEFSVRAHNCLIGAGIKRVYDLVNLTEDEILKIKNFGRKSLREVKEILSAFGLHLGMNVKELDLKKAIKEQEGNIKS, encoded by the coding sequence GAATTACTCTGGGAAATGCATTGCGACGTGTCATGTTATCTTCGATAGAAGGTTCAGCCGTTACATCTGTTATTATTAAGGGCGTGAATAACGAGTTTTCATCGCTCAAAGGCGTGATGGAAGATACATTACACTTAATTTTGAATATTAAGGGCATTGTTATCAAGAATACGACGGGCTTGCCAGGAAAAATGCAGCTAAAGGTAAAAGGCGAAGGCATTGCTCGTGGAAGTGACATTATCTGTGATGAGCACTTAGAGGTCATCAATAAAGACCTTGTGCTTGCTCATTTAGCAGTTGATGGTGAATTGGAGATAGAGTTTTTTGTGGAAGCTGGTAGGGGGTATAAGACTGCACAGTGGCCACAGGGTGAGTCTTTACAAGAAGATTCACGAATTTATCTTGATGCAATGTTTTGCCCAGTTAAGCGTGTTGAATACCATGTTGAGAAAACGCGTGTGGGGCAAGAAATTGATTATGATAAACTTATCATAAGCATTCACACCAATGGTGCTGTAAAGCCTGAAGATGTTGTTCACTATGGGACCTCTGTTTTGAGAACTCAATTAGAACATTTCTTGACGGTTAAAGAAATTGCATTTAATGAAATTTCAAAAGCAAGCGAAGAGAATGCTGAAAGTGAAGGCGTTAGAGAAGGGGAAAGTCCAACCAAGGGGTTGCCGGTTGACCTGTTCTTAAAGCCAATAAATGATCTTGAATTTTCTGTTCGAGCTCACAATTGTTTAATTGGGGCTGGTATCAAGCGTGTTTATGATTTGGTAAATCTTACAGAAGACGAAATTCTTAAGATCAAAAACTTTGGCCGTAAGTCGCTGAGAGAAGTAAAAGAAATACTTTCTGCATTTGGGCTTCATTTGGGAATGAATGTCAAAGAATTGGATCTTAAAAAAGCCATTAAAGAACAGGAAGGTAATATCAAATCATGA
- the rplQ gene encoding 50S ribosomal protein L17, with product MSHHQAGKRKLNLKSSHRRAFMRNQVIHLINYGVLQTTKPRVKAVQQMAEKIVTIARKGNDFNTIRRVRQLLPYDQKAVQKLIKEIAPRYVDRPGGYTRTIPLGRRMSDTAPIARLEWV from the coding sequence ATGAGTCACCATCAAGCTGGAAAAAGAAAATTAAATTTAAAGTCCTCTCATCGTAGAGCTTTTATGCGTAATCAGGTTATTCACCTTATTAACTATGGTGTCTTGCAAACAACCAAGCCACGTGTTAAGGCTGTTCAGCAAATGGCTGAGAAGATTGTAACCATTGCTCGTAAAGGGAATGACTTTAACACAATTCGTCGAGTAAGGCAGTTGCTTCCTTATGATCAAAAAGCGGTTCAGAAGCTTATTAAAGAAATAGCTCCTCGCTATGTTGATAGACCCGGCGGGTATACTCGGACAATACCATTAGGGCGACGAATGAGCGATACTGCTCCTATTGCGCGCCTTGAATGGGTGTAA
- a CDS encoding 4a-hydroxytetrahydrobiopterin dehydratase yields the protein MIHLIVLSFLVFLTVPVWGENSQSCDISEQHCVPCEGGVLALSHDQVRQKLGQVKQWHKNQYRPNRIMRAFFFNTFAASIEFVNTVAQLAENEGHHPDIFVFNNQVQLHLYTHAADGLTENDFIMAAKINQLTLPADQDKEHKHKPDKKAVHSQSEVKHLLARMPDWNVVTDIWQRLSRELEFKDFVQAIDFMNWLAQESIQRKDYPEMYIFYNRMKISLSTKSARGFTLDDFDMACMIDQKFDELV from the coding sequence ATGATACACTTAATAGTACTTAGCTTTTTGGTGTTTTTAACGGTGCCTGTGTGGGGAGAAAATTCTCAGAGTTGTGATATAAGCGAGCAGCATTGTGTGCCTTGTGAGGGTGGAGTGCTTGCGCTCAGTCATGATCAGGTGAGGCAAAAGCTTGGGCAAGTTAAGCAATGGCATAAAAATCAGTATCGTCCAAACCGAATTATGCGTGCTTTCTTTTTCAACACTTTTGCAGCATCGATTGAATTTGTTAATACAGTTGCTCAACTTGCAGAAAATGAGGGACATCACCCTGATATTTTTGTTTTCAATAACCAAGTGCAGTTGCATTTGTATACTCACGCTGCTGATGGGTTAACTGAAAACGACTTTATTATGGCTGCAAAAATCAATCAACTTACATTGCCAGCCGATCAGGATAAGGAGCATAAGCACAAGCCAGACAAAAAAGCAGTACATTCACAAAGTGAGGTAAAGCATCTTTTGGCCCGCATGCCTGACTGGAATGTTGTGACAGATATTTGGCAGCGCTTGAGTCGTGAGCTTGAGTTTAAAGATTTTGTTCAAGCGATTGATTTTATGAATTGGCTAGCGCAAGAATCCATTCAAAGGAAGGACTATCCAGAGATGTACATTTTTTATAATCGTATGAAGATATCGTTATCAACAAAAAGTGCTCGTGGCTTTACGCTCGATGACTTTGATATGGCTTGCATGATAGACCAAAAATTTGATGAGCTTGTGTAG
- a CDS encoding 4a-hydroxytetrahydrobiopterin dehydratase: protein MLKLGLMLLMLSVGVCSCAQTKQLNNLARKKCVPCKGGTPPMSAKEERTYLKHVPEWHKSSDNPAKISREFTLSTFKKTLAFVNEVADIAEQEGHHPDIILNEQSLRFDLYTHKIGGLAESDFVMAAKIDVISPNEQGRSTPLSSAARKSAPVLSEVEKGSLLRGLTGWRVVNEPEVRLTRRYVFKNFEVAMSFLNEFMGEISPAEQNFELQLFYNRMRLDFYSKDVHDLTAGDFNAAMLAENLYQKYKRLEG from the coding sequence ATGCTCAAGTTAGGATTAATGCTTTTGATGTTATCTGTCGGAGTTTGCTCATGTGCGCAAACAAAGCAGCTCAATAACCTTGCACGCAAAAAGTGTGTGCCATGCAAAGGCGGTACACCGCCTATGAGCGCAAAGGAAGAACGTACATATCTCAAGCATGTGCCTGAATGGCATAAGTCTTCTGATAATCCAGCAAAAATTTCTCGAGAGTTTACGCTTTCAACGTTTAAAAAAACGTTAGCATTTGTTAATGAGGTTGCAGATATAGCAGAACAAGAGGGCCATCATCCTGACATCATTTTAAATGAGCAGAGTCTTCGATTTGATTTATACACGCACAAAATTGGTGGTTTGGCTGAAAGTGATTTTGTTATGGCTGCAAAAATTGACGTTATATCACCAAATGAGCAGGGGCGGTCGACACCTTTGAGCAGTGCCGCTAGAAAGAGTGCACCAGTACTATCTGAGGTTGAAAAAGGATCATTATTACGCGGCCTTACTGGGTGGCGTGTTGTTAATGAGCCTGAGGTTCGCCTTACTCGCCGCTACGTTTTTAAAAACTTTGAAGTAGCTATGTCTTTTTTAAATGAATTCATGGGCGAAATTTCTCCAGCTGAGCAGAACTTTGAGTTACAGCTTTTTTACAATCGCATGCGTCTTGATTTTTACTCTAAGGATGTGCATGATCTGACAGCAGGTGATTTTAATGCGGCTATGTTGGCAGAAAACCTTTATCAAAAATACAAACGATTAGAAGGATAG
- a CDS encoding L-lactate dehydrogenase: MDETVRGCKVFQSGCKVAIVGAGFVGSTAAYALMIGGTVSEIVLIDVEKQKAQGHALDLQHCMQFTKSVSICAGSSYELIKDASIVIVAAGVAQAPGQSRSALLEQNVSIFKDVIPKIVAHNKDCILLIVTNPLDVLTYVAHKLSGFDACRVFGTGTVLDSARLRYSLGEHFNVSPKDVIAYVLGEHGDSEFVWESAANIAGIGLHQFEGYQPALMKKIYDHTKRAAYEVIEAKGATYYAIALVIAKIVRALLLDQLRVFTVSTLINNVYGQSGVCLSVPTIIRAGGVCQQLPLQLSQNEQVLFSKSAQKIREGIEQAMKLL, from the coding sequence ATGGATGAGACGGTTAGAGGGTGTAAAGTTTTTCAGTCAGGATGTAAGGTTGCAATAGTCGGAGCAGGCTTTGTGGGCAGTACTGCAGCATATGCTCTGATGATTGGGGGCACCGTTTCAGAAATTGTCTTGATTGATGTTGAAAAACAAAAAGCTCAAGGACACGCTCTTGATTTACAGCATTGTATGCAATTTACCAAGTCTGTTTCAATTTGTGCTGGTAGTTCTTATGAACTCATAAAGGACGCGAGCATTGTTATCGTCGCCGCAGGCGTTGCCCAAGCACCGGGTCAGAGTCGTTCAGCGCTACTTGAGCAAAATGTATCTATATTCAAAGATGTTATTCCTAAGATTGTCGCGCATAACAAAGATTGTATTTTGTTAATTGTGACAAATCCGCTTGATGTATTGACCTATGTTGCTCATAAACTTTCTGGGTTTGATGCATGTCGTGTGTTTGGAACAGGTACGGTCCTTGACTCAGCTCGTCTTCGTTATTCATTGGGTGAGCATTTTAATGTGAGTCCCAAAGATGTTATAGCCTATGTTTTGGGTGAGCATGGCGATTCTGAGTTTGTTTGGGAAAGTGCAGCAAATATTGCAGGAATTGGCTTGCATCAGTTTGAGGGCTACCAACCAGCGCTAATGAAAAAAATTTATGATCATACAAAACGTGCAGCCTATGAGGTTATTGAAGCAAAGGGGGCTACGTATTATGCGATTGCATTGGTGATTGCAAAGATTGTTAGAGCTCTCTTGCTTGACCAGTTGCGTGTATTTACCGTGTCAACGTTAATCAATAATGTTTATGGGCAGTCGGGTGTTTGTTTGAGTGTTCCAACTATTATCCGCGCTGGAGGTGTTTGCCAGCAGCTGCCTTTGCAGTTGAGCCAAAATGAGCAAGTATTGTTTTCTAAGTCGGCTCAAAAGATAAGGGAAGGAATTGAGCAAGCAATGAAGTTATTATAA